AACTTCGGAACCGCACGTGCACGCGCTTTCAACGCACGAACGATAGGAAACATCATTGAACTTTTCTCTAAATACAATAAGCCGTTGCGTCTTTATTTTTCTCAGATGCCGATTGAAAAGGGATATTGGATTATATAACGGTTAACCACTGAATAATAAAATATTGAAAATAAAGATACCATCGACTTTTATTATAAGTACGGTCTCTTTGTGATCAATATCATGTCCGATTCAAGAATGATTGCCAATTAAGATCCGAAAAGATCAATTAGGAAATAAATTTCTGACGAGAGTCTTTGAGAAAGTTACTTGTAGATGCGGTATTTAGTATTTATTTCGCATTTTTAAATTAAGGACGGATTCGTTTCAGCTCTCCGCCCAACGTTCTTTCACTTCGAGAAGTTTCGGCATCACGTCGAGAAAAACAGGAATCAGATTCGGGTCGAAATGTTTGCCAGATTCGTTTCGAATGTATTCGATCGCATCGGAAATTTCCCAAGCTTTTTTATAAGGACGTTTTGTAGTCAGCGCGTCGAAGACGTCGGCTAACGCAACGATGCGGGCTTCGACCGGAATCTCGTCCTCTCGGAGCGCGTTGGGATAACCGGAACCGTTCCATTTTTCGTGATGGCTCTGCGCGATCGTCTTGGCCAACTGCAAAAGCCTGGAATCGTGATCGCCTATAATCTCCGCTCCGATCGCGGGATGTTTTTGCATCACGGCCCATTCTTCCGGAGTCAGTTTACCTTGTTTTTGTAATATATGATCGGGAATACCGATCTTACCGATATCATGCATCGGCGAAGCGTGCAGAAGATCCTCCGCACAATCGGGAGAAAAACCCGAAGCAAGAGCGATGATGCGAGAATAATGACTCATTCGAATCACGTGAAGACCGGTTTCGTTATCCTTATATTCTGCCGCAAGACCGAGCCTCTGAATGATTTGAAGTCTTGTTTCTCTCAGTTCCTCGTTACGGACTAAGGAAAGATGAGTTTTTACTCTGGCCTTTACAATCGCGGAACTGATCGGTTTGGTGATGTAATCCACGGCGCCCGCGTCGAAACCTTCCGCCTCGTCTTCTTCTTCGGTCATCGCCGTAACGAAGATCACCGGGATTCTCGAGGTGGAAGGTTCGGCTCGAAGTATCTTACAAGTTTCATGGCCCGTGATCCCGGGCATCATCACATCCAAAAGAATGATATTCGGTTTTTCTGACTTCGCGAGTTCGATTCCTTTGTAACCGTCTTTGGCGAAGAATAGCTGATAATCGGAACTCAAAATTTGCTTCAAAACTTGAAGATTCGCGGCCTCGTCGTCTACGATAAGAATCTTAGCTTGTGCTTTCGTATTTATACTCATTTATTTTAAATTCCTGGAATATTCAAAAATGATGAAAACTCATACAATCTGGAACGTGCTTCTTCCAATTCGAACTGATTCACGTTGGAAAGAAATCTTTCGACCTGTTCCTCTTCCACTTTTCCGGAAATCAGACGTAGAAATTCGTTGAGGTGTTCGTCTTCGATGGTTCCTCTTTGGAAGTTGTCGAGAATTTCGACAAAAAGAATTTTCATACGTTCCCTCTCCGAATCGCTCGGAGTCTCGAGCACCGAAGTCTTTTGCAATTTGGGAACGGGAGAAATTCCGTTCAAGTGTAACACCGCGGCCATTTCGCTTAACAATTCCGGAAGATCAATCGGCTTCGCAACGAATCCGTCCATACCCGATTCTTTCGCGGCGTCTCGATCCTCTTGAAAAACGCTCGCCGTCAGAGCGATGATCGGAGTTCTTTTTACGTTCTCCTGCACTTCGTGAAAACGGATAATTCTCGCGGTTTCATGTCCGTCGATTCCCGGCATTTGAACGTCCATAAAGATCAGATCGAACGATTCTTCACCGTATATTTGAACGGCTTCTTCTCCGCTCAAAACCGAGGTAACCGTATGGCCTTCTTTGGAAAGAAGAAGTTTCAGAAGTTCTGTGTTCTTTTCCATATCGTCCACGATCAGAATTTTCAGTTTCGGATATTGAAAGTCGATCGATCTTTCCTTATGAGAATCCAAACTCGTATTCGGACTCAATGGAAGTCTAACGTGAAACACGCTTCCTTTTCCGAGATCGCTTTCCGCCCAGATTTCGCCCTTCATCAAATCCGTGAGTTGTTTACAGATGGTGGTGCCAAGCCCGGTTCCACCGTAACGTCTTGTAGTGGAAATGTCTGCTTGTGTGAATGGTTCGAAAATTTTCTCCATTCGGTCCGCGCGGATTCCAATCCCGGTATCCCGAATCGAAAAATGAATATAAGGATTTTCGAATTTGATTTCGAACGTGACCTTTCCTCGATCCGTGAACTTAATCGCATTCCCGATCAGATTGGTAAGAATCTGACGCACCCTTAAAGAATCTCCGATAAAAAACTCGTTCAGATTCGGATCTCGGATCACCTCGAATTCCAGATTTTTCTTACGCGCGTTCAAACCGAAGATGGATTTCAATTCGCTTATCAATTTAAAAAGAGAGAACGTGTTGATTTCGAGTTCCACCGCGCC
The Leptospira barantonii genome window above contains:
- a CDS encoding response regulator, which produces MSINTKAQAKILIVDDEAANLQVLKQILSSDYQLFFAKDGYKGIELAKSEKPNIILLDVMMPGITGHETCKILRAEPSTSRIPVIFVTAMTEEEDEAEGFDAGAVDYITKPISSAIVKARVKTHLSLVRNEELRETRLQIIQRLGLAAEYKDNETGLHVIRMSHYSRIIALASGFSPDCAEDLLHASPMHDIGKIGIPDHILQKQGKLTPEEWAVMQKHPAIGAEIIGDHDSRLLQLAKTIAQSHHEKWNGSGYPNALREDEIPVEARIVALADVFDALTTKRPYKKAWEISDAIEYIRNESGKHFDPNLIPVFLDVMPKLLEVKERWAES